One Leptospira bourretii DNA segment encodes these proteins:
- a CDS encoding alpha-glucosidase: MAWWKEAVIYQIYPRSFQDSNGDGIGDLEGIIQRLDYLAGSKDSLGIDAIWLSPVYPSPMFDFGYDISDYEEIDPVYGDTQTFKRLLKEAHKRGIRIIMDLVVNHTSHLHPWFIESRSSVNSPKRDWYIWKEPNHNGPPNNWLGAFGGSGWEYDKRTGEYYFHSFLKEQPDLNWRNPDVEDAIFKMMKYWLDMGVDGFRLDVVNLYVKDEFLRNNASYFMKGPRPYDKQVHAYDRDRPEMHGILRRMRKLLDSYPEKRMFVGEIMQDFPGNVLLPATYCGRNDELHLAFNFMFLFSPWKAERFYQIVKDFESALGEDNWPNYTLSNHDFPRHITRYEKGTDTIARAKLAACMMLTLRGTPFLYYGEEIGMKRQKVPYNKIQDPVGKRYWPFHPGRDPERIPMPWDGTNTTGFTTGKPWLPLYEDAQTLNVDSQKEDPNSLFYTYKKLIQLRKDRKSLRKGKLKIFLSPDKHALYYRRREGKEETYIFLNFSSKPANVSYPRKWILGEILFSSANRSSSFELEKELDLGGLVLFPNEAVIFAK, translated from the coding sequence ATGGCATGGTGGAAAGAAGCAGTCATCTATCAAATTTATCCACGTAGTTTCCAAGATTCCAATGGAGATGGAATTGGAGATTTAGAAGGAATCATTCAACGATTGGATTATCTTGCAGGATCCAAGGATTCTCTTGGCATTGATGCCATTTGGTTATCTCCCGTGTACCCATCTCCTATGTTTGATTTTGGTTATGATATTTCTGATTATGAAGAAATTGATCCTGTTTATGGTGACACTCAAACCTTCAAACGGTTGTTAAAGGAAGCGCACAAACGTGGTATTCGAATCATCATGGATCTTGTTGTCAATCATACTTCCCATCTACATCCTTGGTTTATTGAATCCAGATCTTCCGTCAATAGTCCCAAAAGAGATTGGTACATTTGGAAAGAACCAAACCACAATGGTCCACCAAATAATTGGTTAGGTGCATTTGGTGGTTCTGGATGGGAATACGACAAACGAACTGGAGAGTATTATTTCCATTCCTTTTTAAAAGAACAACCAGATCTCAATTGGCGAAACCCCGATGTAGAAGATGCCATATTTAAAATGATGAAGTATTGGTTGGATATGGGAGTCGATGGGTTCAGACTAGATGTTGTCAACTTATATGTGAAAGATGAATTTTTAAGAAACAATGCTTCCTATTTTATGAAAGGGCCAAGACCATACGACAAACAAGTCCATGCTTACGATCGTGATCGTCCCGAAATGCATGGAATCCTTCGTCGGATGCGTAAACTTTTGGATTCATATCCCGAAAAACGTATGTTTGTTGGTGAGATCATGCAAGATTTTCCAGGAAACGTTCTCCTACCAGCGACATACTGTGGTCGTAATGATGAGTTACATCTTGCATTTAATTTTATGTTTTTATTCTCTCCTTGGAAAGCAGAACGATTTTATCAAATTGTAAAAGATTTTGAATCGGCACTCGGAGAAGACAATTGGCCGAACTACACTCTATCCAATCATGATTTTCCACGACATATCACAAGATATGAAAAAGGAACCGACACAATCGCAAGAGCCAAGTTGGCCGCCTGTATGATGTTAACTCTTCGAGGAACACCATTTCTTTATTATGGTGAAGAGATTGGGATGAAACGCCAAAAGGTTCCTTACAATAAAATCCAAGACCCAGTAGGAAAACGTTATTGGCCTTTCCATCCAGGTCGTGACCCGGAACGAATTCCTATGCCTTGGGATGGAACCAACACAACTGGTTTTACAACAGGTAAACCATGGTTGCCATTGTATGAGGATGCACAGACACTCAATGTGGATTCTCAAAAAGAAGATCCCAATTCGTTGTTTTATACTTATAAAAAACTAATCCAATTACGAAAAGATAGAAAGTCTTTAAGAAAAGGTAAGTTAAAAATATTTCTGAGTCCCGATAAACACGCGCTCTATTACAGAAGAAGAGAAGGAAAAGAAGAAACATATATATTTTTGAACTTTTCTTCAAAACCTGCGAATGTATCATACCCGCGAAAATGGATTCTGGGTGAAATTCTTTTTAGTTCTGCAAATCGATCTTCCTCTTTTGAGTTAGAAAAAGAGTTGGACCTCGGTGGTTTAGTTTTGTTCCCAAATGAAGCTGTCATTTTTGCGAAATAA
- a CDS encoding acyl-CoA thioesterase, with amino-acid sequence MKAKEYNFQFKLRVRYSEVDSQGIVFNANYLNYLDVTITEYFRAKGISYSEFIDRYQIDFHVVQSLIDYRNGAKFDDELEISLFPSYQSSKIFWSFQMRCGEKLICSGMLTYITVSQVTKKIVSLPAEVNQLLQLKKKIDKDKT; translated from the coding sequence ATGAAAGCTAAAGAATACAATTTCCAATTTAAGCTTCGGGTTCGCTATTCTGAAGTGGATTCGCAAGGGATTGTTTTTAATGCCAATTATTTAAATTATTTGGATGTCACCATCACCGAATACTTTCGTGCAAAAGGAATTTCTTATTCTGAATTTATTGATCGTTACCAAATTGATTTTCATGTGGTTCAATCTCTTATTGATTATCGGAATGGTGCCAAGTTTGACGATGAACTGGAGATTTCTTTGTTTCCAAGTTATCAATCTTCCAAGATCTTTTGGTCGTTCCAAATGCGTTGCGGAGAAAAACTTATTTGTTCGGGTATGCTAACTTATATAACAGTGAGTCAAGTCACAAAGAAGATTGTATCTTTACCGGCTGAGGTGAATCAGTTGTTACAATTGAAAAAGAAAATTGATAAGGATAAAACCTAA
- a CDS encoding Zn-ribbon domain-containing OB-fold protein — protein MSVTHSFTGTICNQCNFKVAEVLSGCPSCGSESTEKVDLKENGTIHSFTVVYVGFGHMASRAPYVLAIVQTEENVKLTTVIDGVTDFSAVKIGDKVRFKGTDEKIGPVFQY, from the coding sequence ATGAGCGTAACACATTCATTCACAGGCACAATTTGTAACCAATGTAACTTTAAAGTAGCAGAGGTTTTAAGTGGTTGTCCGTCCTGTGGCAGTGAATCCACGGAAAAAGTGGATCTAAAAGAGAATGGAACCATCCATTCATTCACTGTTGTGTATGTTGGATTTGGTCATATGGCTTCTCGTGCGCCCTATGTTCTAGCAATTGTTCAAACCGAGGAAAATGTAAAACTGACAACGGTGATTGATGGTGTTACCGATTTTAGTGCGGTGAAAATTGGTGATAAAGTCCGATTCAAAGGAACGGATGAAAAAATCGGTCCCGTATTTCAATATTAG
- a CDS encoding NADP-dependent oxidoreductase — MKAFQVTRYSKKDKLVLTEVPEPTVSENEVLVQIHAAAINLLDSLIRNGDFKIFLPYKPPFTNGHDMAGVIIKVGANVSKFKVGDEVYARPSDYHIGTFAQLIAVSENDLALKPKNISMEEASSIPLVGLTSWQALVEIANVKKGQKVFIQAGSGGVGTFAIQLAKHLGAFVATTTSSANTHLVKNLGADLIIDYKNEDFSKILKDYDLVLHSNRDNKILHQSLQILKQGGTLVSLTGPPTSEFAKKIGLGWPFQFIMSLLSMSVKRFAKKLNVNFEFLFMRSDGYQLSEITSLIEAGKIRPVIDRVFPFEQTNEAISYVETGRTKGKVVVKVQ, encoded by the coding sequence ATGAAAGCATTTCAAGTTACTCGTTACAGTAAAAAAGATAAACTGGTGCTTACAGAAGTACCAGAACCAACAGTAAGCGAAAATGAAGTTTTAGTCCAAATTCATGCAGCGGCCATCAACCTACTTGATTCTTTAATTAGAAATGGTGACTTTAAAATTTTTCTTCCATACAAACCACCTTTTACTAACGGACACGATATGGCAGGTGTCATTATAAAAGTGGGAGCTAATGTTTCAAAATTTAAAGTTGGAGATGAAGTTTATGCAAGACCTTCTGATTATCATATAGGTACCTTTGCTCAGTTAATCGCTGTTTCAGAAAATGATTTAGCATTGAAACCTAAAAACATTTCAATGGAAGAAGCTTCTTCCATTCCCCTTGTAGGACTCACTTCATGGCAGGCTTTGGTGGAAATTGCAAATGTCAAAAAAGGCCAAAAGGTATTCATCCAAGCTGGTTCTGGTGGTGTTGGAACATTTGCAATCCAACTAGCAAAACATTTAGGTGCCTTTGTAGCAACTACAACTAGTTCCGCTAATACACATTTGGTGAAAAATCTTGGTGCTGATCTAATTATCGATTATAAAAATGAAGATTTTTCAAAAATTTTAAAAGATTATGATTTGGTACTACATAGCAATAGAGACAATAAAATACTTCACCAATCTCTGCAAATTTTGAAACAAGGTGGAACTCTAGTGTCACTCACTGGGCCTCCAACTAGTGAATTTGCAAAAAAAATCGGCCTAGGCTGGCCTTTCCAATTCATAATGAGTTTGCTAAGTATGTCAGTGAAAAGATTTGCTAAAAAGCTGAATGTTAATTTCGAATTTCTGTTTATGAGATCCGATGGTTATCAGTTAAGTGAAATTACCTCATTGATTGAAGCTGGGAAAATTCGGCCAGTAATCGACAGAGTATTTCCGTTTGAACAAACCAACGAAGCTATATCTTATGTGGAAACAGGACGTACTAAAGGTAAAGTAGTTGTAAAAGTCCAATAG
- a CDS encoding SDR family NAD(P)-dependent oxidoreductase → MKQTILITGASSGFGLIVATRLHESGYNVIGTSRNPNQIKVPFKMLSLDIADDNSIKVFRNELFKHISHLDVLINNAGFYLSGLAEETSIEEGKRQFETNFWGTVKLTKELLPDFRKQRSGKIITVGSIMGLLNFPSASYYGASKHALEGFFKSLRFELNEFNIKVAMVEPMGFKTNIVTNAVKAETKIDDYNQYRSKIERFAKDLFGNAPEPTPVIDTLIKLVETKEPKFNHPVGKGASVILTIQHFAYKLFENSLIKNFNRFKG, encoded by the coding sequence ATGAAACAAACAATTTTAATCACAGGTGCATCCTCAGGTTTTGGTCTAATCGTCGCAACTAGACTTCACGAAAGTGGTTACAATGTCATTGGCACAAGTCGTAACCCTAACCAAATCAAAGTTCCATTTAAAATGTTATCACTTGATATTGCCGATGATAATTCAATCAAGGTATTTCGTAATGAATTGTTCAAGCATATTTCCCATTTAGATGTTTTGATTAATAATGCAGGATTTTATTTGTCGGGACTTGCAGAAGAAACTTCCATTGAAGAAGGTAAAAGACAATTTGAAACAAATTTTTGGGGAACAGTAAAACTAACTAAAGAGTTATTACCCGATTTTAGAAAACAAAGATCTGGAAAAATAATCACCGTAGGATCGATCATGGGATTATTGAATTTTCCGAGTGCCTCTTATTACGGAGCATCTAAACATGCGTTAGAAGGATTTTTTAAATCCTTACGATTTGAATTAAATGAGTTTAACATCAAAGTGGCTATGGTGGAACCAATGGGTTTTAAAACCAATATCGTTACTAATGCTGTGAAAGCTGAAACCAAAATTGATGACTATAACCAATACCGAAGTAAAATTGAAAGATTTGCAAAAGATTTGTTTGGAAATGCTCCTGAACCAACACCTGTGATTGATACTTTAATCAAATTGGTTGAAACAAAAGAACCTAAATTTAATCATCCAGTTGGTAAAGGTGCTTCTGTGATTTTAACAATACAACACTTTGCATACAAACTATTTGAGAATTCTTTAATAAAAAACTTCAATCGGTTTAAAGGTTAA
- a CDS encoding winged helix-turn-helix transcriptional regulator, translating into MEKTNKRSECPLSCSLDIFGDKWSLLIIRDMMFFNKSTYGDFLKSEEGIATNILAARLQSLEENELIEKTEHPDSKAKVLYKLTNKAIELLPVLVEIQLWAEKYFEIPAEIKTQLKEVKKGKEEFIKVMTKKLRKQIVDQT; encoded by the coding sequence ATGGAAAAAACCAATAAAAGGTCAGAATGCCCTCTTAGCTGCTCACTAGACATATTCGGTGACAAATGGTCCTTACTCATCATTAGAGATATGATGTTCTTTAATAAATCAACCTACGGTGATTTTTTAAAATCTGAGGAAGGTATAGCTACAAACATCCTAGCAGCCAGACTCCAAAGTTTAGAAGAAAACGAACTTATCGAAAAAACAGAACATCCAGATAGTAAAGCAAAAGTTCTCTATAAACTGACAAATAAAGCAATCGAACTATTACCAGTTCTTGTCGAAATCCAATTGTGGGCAGAAAAATATTTTGAAATTCCGGCAGAAATCAAAACTCAACTCAAAGAAGTGAAAAAGGGAAAAGAGGAATTTATAAAGGTTATGACAAAAAAATTAAGGAAACAAATTGTCGACCAAACCTAG